The Macadamia integrifolia cultivar HAES 741 chromosome 4, SCU_Mint_v3, whole genome shotgun sequence genome contains the following window.
AAACAATTCATTGATGTCTGCCATAGTGCCATGAGTATTATTATCACTATTGCCActgttatgttttattttttgctgCATGTTGTATTTTTTGCATAGCCATATCATGTAGACTTTGTTGACTGGTGATTGGATGGTCAGGAAGAGGAGAAAACTTACTATGATAGCATGGTTGACGAACAAAGAGGAAATGGAGAAACAGAAAATGAACATGCTATGCATTGCTCTGAAGATGATGATGTGTCTGTTTCTCAATCAGCACAGTATCAGCCTGTGGAACGAATCCCTTCACTTAACGGTCACGAACTAGATCCCATGGAGACGGAGTCTGAAGAGGGCAGTCGAGAAATTTTGAAACCTGAAGGTGCCCCTCCAAATCTGTTAGAGTTTTTAGGAAACATGAATCCTTCAGAGGATGCTGTTTTGCGTGAAGTTGAGGTGTCTTCTGCTAAAGTATGGCCAGTGGTTGGCCCTTCAGATTTGCACTGCCACACTAATTCCGTGAGCCATGGATATCCATTTGCTGGTGAATTCTCACTCCGACAACCAAAGCCTACAGAAGAGCAGGCAACTGGCATGATTGATCTGGAATCTGACATGGCTGAGCAAGATGCTGAGGAAGCTTTCAACTGTGGAGCATCCAATTTTGTGGGACCAGCTTTGCATATGAGCAATGGTGGGTCATTTATCAATTCTTACACAAACCAATATTGCAATGAGCTACTTCAACCAATTTTCAAGGGCCAGGGATTCTTACCATCCTACTCTCATGAGCACAGACAACCGACATTACAATTTTTGGCAACAAATGATGGAGCACTGGAAACTGGTCATCTTCCTAGGCATTTCCAGGAGCAGCAGCAGCTGCTGGAGCAGAGGGAGATGAGAGAGAAGGAGCTTTACATGCAACAGGTCATCCAGAAGAGCATGCATTCCAGTGGAAATAGAAACCTTCCTCCAAGCAGAGAACATTTCTCTCCTGTCCATGTGCAGGACTGGGACATTGATCCTGTACGCATATCAACCCCCATCCAGTCTCACTTGGCTGGTGAGGGATTGCTGGGACAGAATTGCTTTCAGGATGAGCATCAGACTCATGGTGGCTGGTCTGGTGCGGTTGTTTCTACCTCCCCAGGCCTGTGCCTGGGAAACGGAAGCAGTGCAGATGAGAGCCTTTTTAGTGTTCTGTCCCAGTGCAACAAATTACAGACCCGTTTTTACAATGATATGAGACTCACAGAGCAGTATACTCCTGGAAGGGACTTCATGGATGGGGGAATTGTGGGAAGCAGTGATGTATTCCCGCAAACGGCTCACCAATTCAACTACTTGAGTAGTCATGAAGCAACTGCTAATGCTGCATTGAGAGTAAACAATATGTCGTGGATGAATGCACAAGGTCAGATTGCTGGTATAGATGATTCAATCCAGAAATCATCATTTTTTAAGTCCTGGGATCAATAGCGAGGATCCCTTGTACCCCGTAATTAGTTTTCCGGTGCATGAATGTGATTGAACGCAACATAAGCAAAGTTGAACAATAATGTGAGGGCATGCAGTAGAGAGCTTCTTGTGTAGCCCATCATTTGGGTTTCAAACAATGACTCAAGGAGTATGTGAGAGCAAGCAGCCCGGTGGCTTTGTAACTGATCATTCTTTGGGTAGATGGTGAAGCAGAGAGTGAGTGGTAGAGAAGCTGAAGATGCAAAGCATGGACGGCAAAGTTTTGTACATATTCAAACAAGACACGGCCCAACTCGGTGTACATATTTAGAGGGCGCGGCTGAGGAAAAGTTATGGTCATGATGGAAGGAATAAAGGTGATCTCAATCTGCATCACACTTGAGAGATTGAGAAGGGCTTTCGATTTTGAACTAGTGGTAAGAGTTATACCTACCAGAAGGAGTAGAACAGAGGGTTAATGCATGGACATATCTAATCTAATTTAATCCAGTCTGGATGATTACTCtggtttccttctttcttttttttgacctttgtgaataatttatttatttattttcctttcctttcatgAGAACAATTTCTctaattttgaaaaagaaaattactcgCATGTGAAAGATTGGATTCTTGTTTATCAACTCGTTTTCGTCTAACAATCCCTTCTCCTTTTTCATAGATAATTAAGATAATTACGGGTAGGTTACCCGAGCAGGCAATAGCTGACATGTGGTGGCAGCGTCTTAAATGGCCCCATTTTAGCCCTTCGGTTAGGGTCCATGAACCCCATCCATATGTAAAATTTTAGTCTGAATGGATTCTTACATGTGGCAAAAAATCATGGTCAAAAGCTAGAAAGGTCCAGATAACAATACAATGAAAGGAGAGGCATACGAAGCCCAGCCTTTTATTTCCGAAACACAACCATGTGGACCATGCTAAGCTTTTCCAACCCATTTAAATGGCAATAGCATGTACTATTATTAAGGTTTTAAGTTACTTACAAAATCatgatttttaataaatttgattttatttttaaaaatatttttacttacttttatttccaaaaatttgcaattaatttgaaagtaaagaaggaaattaaaataaaataaaaaatgaagtagAGGCTTGGAAAACATTTAAACACAGTGGCTTTCTGGCCATGTGTTAATGTATGATGGGGTCTAAGTCTAGGGTTGGGATCACCTCCCTATACGCTATACCGATACACTGCATGTATGGTGTGGAGGTACATGTCAACCCCCCCGCCTTACGTGGAAGGTATGGGAGGTGATTTTGACTCTCAAGTCGATGTGCATAATATCCCATGAAGATGGATCGAGTTTTTGTATGAGAATAGTTTTTCTACAATCCTAATCCCTATTTTGGATCAGGATTATATGTGATCTTATCCTCATTCTGCCCTTTTCCTTCCCAACTGGTGGGGCATGTACACACTAGAAACTGAGGCATGTATCAAGAAAAAGGCAAATGATAAAACATCATTATGAGATTGATATGCGATTGATGTcaatatcaaattttaaaataccGAAAACACCCTCATTGTATTTTTCGACGAGTTACATCATAGGGAtacttggaaaagaaaaaaaaataaaaaagggcgGCTAAGAACTATCCACATAGGCGATCCAACGGTGGTGCTTTTTCGGTTGTctatatttttccttatttaatgTGCTCTCTTAAATCTGAGGTATCCTTCCGAACGTTACACAACTGTGAAATTTAAAGGGGGTGGAttgggattggattggattattCTGGTAACCGATATTTTTACGATTCAAATCCTTCCGAATTAAAGTGCACAGTTACCTGCTACTGCTGCACGATCCCTTCTCCAGTTTTCCTTCCTTGTCTGCCAAGCATAAGGGGAATGGATTCCAAAGAAAACCCTTCACTTGATCTCTCGAATTTTGCTCACGCTTTGAAGATATActtctaatctctctctctctctctctctgcagtCCGGAGTCTGGAGTGGAAACTATCATTCTAAGAGGGAAGAGATCGAGAACCCGTTATATCGCTCCCACTGCTTACTGTTGTTAGCCATCGTTTATTTAAGTGGGGGTTCTCTTCACTTCTCTTCATTTTTGCAGAGATGGATAAAAAGAACAAAGACGTCATTAGGTTGGAGCGGGAAGCTGTTATTCCCATTTTGAAGCCTAAGCTTATAATGTCTTTGGCCAACCTCATAGGTGCATAcgttatttaaattttttgttcttccctTAAATTTCATATTGCAGGTCTCCCATTTTTCCATGGCCTCTGTTATTCTTAAACTTTGCTATGTGGCTTGCCTAAATTGTATTTACTCTTCCTGTGGAACAATTCCAACATTGTAACTTCGTGGAGAGAAAGGATATTGGAGAAATGGTCAATATTTGCTCGTTTCCGTTTTTGAGTCGTGGGTGCTTCTATCTCTTCTGCTGCTCATATCTTCATTCATGGCacaccgcccccccccccccttctccgTTGATGCATACCCCCACAAATTGGATTGATGTCTGTGTGATGTTTGATTTAGTGTAATCGCATTTTCTGAAATCTGATTTGGTTGTGTGTTTTTCCAATTTCTTTTCAATCATATGCATGTTTAACACTATTTTTCGTTGTGGGAAAACTGGTTTTTGAAATGGTATTACAATCTCATGCAACCTTTCAACGACTTAGTTTGGATCATGTTCCTTCTCGGGTCTTGATTCTTTTGAGTCTCTTGACCGAACCTCGATGCCTAAAACATTTTACTGTCTTGCAGAACATGGTTCTGACCGTGCTGAGTTTATAAAGCTCTGCAAGAGAGTTGAATACACAATTCGAGCTTGGTATTTTCTGCAGTTCGAGGATCTGATGGTATAGCCAAGTTC
Protein-coding sequences here:
- the LOC122077375 gene encoding uncharacterized protein LOC122077375 isoform X2, coding for MAAGQQKRRLNGASVVSTYLQEQYKARKRKNLEPTQKMMKINSHIFLKWDENQVNPIARREQETFELENLTNVLSYEVWETHLSELERNFLTQFLPQGTDREQVVHTLLMGENFHFGNPFLNWGAMLCSGNLHPDAVLHQERCFRANKRAYYLEFQKYHDDNLENLLKLKARWTDRKDPEKHSIVQKTWRKGFVRDMCGNSLAVTEKPRVIANSKKNQKLHKLYIQSGDGAKYMSYFKISRKQHQLVKRMKQSGDGIQSKSLNRVLGNIKSFHVRPYETFEEEERKKLHDFWLLLAIRDLPAAFLDWKERQLKQQQWRCSLKQELLGKKKHLMKEEEEKTYYDSMVDEQRGNGETENEHAMHCSEDDDVSVSQSAQYQPVERIPSLNGHELDPMETESEEGSREILKPEGAPPNLLEFLGNMNPSEDAVLREVEVSSAKVWPVVGPSDLHCHTNSVSHGYPFAGEFSLRQPKPTEEQATGMIDLESDMAEQDAEEAFNCGASNFVGPALHMSNGGSFINSYTNQYCNELLQPIFKGQGFLPSYSHEHRQPTLQFLATNDGALETGHLPRHFQEQQQLLEQREMREKELYMQQVIQKSMHSSGNRNLPPSREHFSPVHVQDWDIDPVRISTPIQSHLAGEGLLGQNCFQDEHQTHGGWSGAVVSTSPGLCLGNGSSADESLFSVLSQCNKLQTRFYNDMRLTEQYTPGRDFMDGGIVGSSDVFPQTAHQFNYLSSHEATANAALRVNNMSWMNAQGQIAGIDDSIQKSSFFKSWDQ
- the LOC122077375 gene encoding uncharacterized protein LOC122077375 isoform X1 — encoded protein: MAAGQQKRRLNGASVVSTYLQEQYKARKRKNLEPTQKMMKINSHIFLKWDENQVNPIARREQVGITWRDLDPFIESAPHRYTPLADVLSLPQETFELENLTNVLSYEVWETHLSELERNFLTQFLPQGTDREQVVHTLLMGENFHFGNPFLNWGAMLCSGNLHPDAVLHQERCFRANKRAYYLEFQKYHDDNLENLLKLKARWTDRKDPEKHSIVQKTWRKGFVRDMCGNSLAVTEKPRVIANSKKNQKLHKLYIQSGDGAKYMSYFKISRKQHQLVKRMKQSGDGIQSKSLNRVLGNIKSFHVRPYETFEEEERKKLHDFWLLLAIRDLPAAFLDWKERQLKQQQWRCSLKQELLGKKKHLMKEEEEKTYYDSMVDEQRGNGETENEHAMHCSEDDDVSVSQSAQYQPVERIPSLNGHELDPMETESEEGSREILKPEGAPPNLLEFLGNMNPSEDAVLREVEVSSAKVWPVVGPSDLHCHTNSVSHGYPFAGEFSLRQPKPTEEQATGMIDLESDMAEQDAEEAFNCGASNFVGPALHMSNGGSFINSYTNQYCNELLQPIFKGQGFLPSYSHEHRQPTLQFLATNDGALETGHLPRHFQEQQQLLEQREMREKELYMQQVIQKSMHSSGNRNLPPSREHFSPVHVQDWDIDPVRISTPIQSHLAGEGLLGQNCFQDEHQTHGGWSGAVVSTSPGLCLGNGSSADESLFSVLSQCNKLQTRFYNDMRLTEQYTPGRDFMDGGIVGSSDVFPQTAHQFNYLSSHEATANAALRVNNMSWMNAQGQIAGIDDSIQKSSFFKSWDQ
- the LOC122077375 gene encoding uncharacterized protein LOC122077375 isoform X3, which produces MLCSGNLHPDAVLHQERCFRANKRAYYLEFQKYHDDNLENLLKLKARWTDRKDPEKHSIVQKTWRKGFVRDMCGNSLAVTEKPRVIANSKKNQKLHKLYIQSGDGAKYMSYFKISRKQHQLVKRMKQSGDGIQSKSLNRVLGNIKSFHVRPYETFEEEERKKLHDFWLLLAIRDLPAAFLDWKERQLKQQQWRCSLKQELLGKKKHLMKEEEEKTYYDSMVDEQRGNGETENEHAMHCSEDDDVSVSQSAQYQPVERIPSLNGHELDPMETESEEGSREILKPEGAPPNLLEFLGNMNPSEDAVLREVEVSSAKVWPVVGPSDLHCHTNSVSHGYPFAGEFSLRQPKPTEEQATGMIDLESDMAEQDAEEAFNCGASNFVGPALHMSNGGSFINSYTNQYCNELLQPIFKGQGFLPSYSHEHRQPTLQFLATNDGALETGHLPRHFQEQQQLLEQREMREKELYMQQVIQKSMHSSGNRNLPPSREHFSPVHVQDWDIDPVRISTPIQSHLAGEGLLGQNCFQDEHQTHGGWSGAVVSTSPGLCLGNGSSADESLFSVLSQCNKLQTRFYNDMRLTEQYTPGRDFMDGGIVGSSDVFPQTAHQFNYLSSHEATANAALRVNNMSWMNAQGQIAGIDDSIQKSSFFKSWDQ